The region TACAAAAATAATGGGGAAAAAAGAGTCTTTCTTAAGTTTGGTGCAGTTAATTACGAAGCAAAAGTATTTGTAAATAAACAATTCGTGGGAATGCATCAAGGAGGATCTACACCATTTGTAATTGAAGTGACAGGTATTTTAGCAGAAGATAACCGAATTATGGTTGTTGCGAATAATACAAGAAAGCGGACCAATGTCCCTTGTGAAAACACGGATTGGTTTAATTATGGCGGAATTTATCGTGATGTTGAGATAATTCGTATGCCAGAATCCTTTATTAAAGATGCATTTTTATATCTTGTTCCAGATGGAAGTTATAATAAGATTGCAGGAAAAATCACTCTGGAGGGAAGCAATGCCAACAGCAGTGTTCAATTAGAAATTAAAGAATTACAGATAAATGAAGTGTTTGAAGTGAAAGATGGTGTGGTTGAATTTAACCTAGAGGCACATCCTGAACTTTGGTCCACTGAAAATCCAAAACTTTATGATGTGGTTATACGTTACGGAGAGGACTACGTCAAAGAAAAAATAGGATTCCGTGAAGTTAAAGTTTATGGAACAGATATCTATTTAAACGGAAAGAAGATATTGTTAAAAGGTATCTGTGCTCATGAAGAAAGTGTTATCAATGGCAAGGCAGTAACAGAAGATGAAATTAGAGAGAATTTCCGCCTGGCAAAAGAGATGAACTGCAATTACATGAGACTAGCACATTATCCACATACAGAAAAGGCAGCACGAATTGCAGATGAAATTGGTATTATGCTATGGGAAGAGATTCCAGTTTATTGGGCAATCGAATTCGAGAATCCAGATACCTATGCAGATGCATCTAATCAGCTTTCTGAATTGATTTTAAGAGACCGAAATAGAGCAAGCGTTATTATCTGGTCAGTAGGAAATGAAAATGCAGATTCTGATTCACGTCTAAGATTTATGAGTAATTTAGTGAATAAAGCAAGAGAGCTAGACTCTACAAGAATGATATCCGCAGCTTGCCTAGTAGACCTTAAGAAACTTTGTATTGCTGATCGTTTGGCTGACGTTATTGATATTATAGGTCTTAACGAATATTTTGGCTGGTATGAACCGGATTTTTCAAAATTAATAAAGATATTTGAAAATAGTAAACCAGATAAGCCTGTAATTATCAGTGAATTTGGAGCAGATGCAAGAGCTGGTGCAAGGGGAAGCATGGATGATCTATACACAGAAGACAGACAGCTTAAGATTTACCGTGATCAAATTGATACACTTAGTAAAATAAGCTATGTAAAAGGAATTAGCCCTTGGATTTTGTTCGATTTTAGGTGTCCGAGAAGACTTCACACGATGCAAAATTATTATAATCTTAAAGGACTACTCTCTGCTGATAAAAGCTATAAAAAGCCTGCGTATTTCTTAATGAAAGAGTTCTATAGAAATTGGTAAA is a window of Lachnoclostridium phytofermentans ISDg DNA encoding:
- a CDS encoding glycoside hydrolase family 2 protein — protein: MQKEENGTFQESIHKVNYEDCYRSKMIKSDSLFLDYYREKEYLNGTWNYGIDQYDNCLRAKWFEEVYFDEDGRQYPVDFSFDTWETMKVPSCWNTQSEKYFHYEGSVVYTRTFRYKNNGEKRVFLKFGAVNYEAKVFVNKQFVGMHQGGSTPFVIEVTGILAEDNRIMVVANNTRKRTNVPCENTDWFNYGGIYRDVEIIRMPESFIKDAFLYLVPDGSYNKIAGKITLEGSNANSSVQLEIKELQINEVFEVKDGVVEFNLEAHPELWSTENPKLYDVVIRYGEDYVKEKIGFREVKVYGTDIYLNGKKILLKGICAHEESVINGKAVTEDEIRENFRLAKEMNCNYMRLAHYPHTEKAARIADEIGIMLWEEIPVYWAIEFENPDTYADASNQLSELILRDRNRASVIIWSVGNENADSDSRLRFMSNLVNKARELDSTRMISAACLVDLKKLCIADRLADVIDIIGLNEYFGWYEPDFSKLIKIFENSKPDKPVIISEFGADARAGARGSMDDLYTEDRQLKIYRDQIDTLSKISYVKGISPWILFDFRCPRRLHTMQNYYNLKGLLSADKSYKKPAYFLMKEFYRNW